The following nucleotide sequence is from Populus trichocarpa isolate Nisqually-1 chromosome 11, P.trichocarpa_v4.1, whole genome shotgun sequence.
ttggtgggatcagaatgtGATTAGTAGGAGAAGGAGTGAAGAGAGGCTGGTAGCAtcgtgggaggagatgaaagtgttgatgagaaggtgatttgtgcctaaccactattatagagatttgtatatgaaattgcagggtttgaatTAGGGTTCTCGGTCCGTGGATGAGTATTTTAAGGAGATGAAGATCGTAATGATTCGAGCCAATGTGATTGTGGATAGGGAAGCTACTATGTAAAGGCCGAACCACCTAAGGCCAAAAGGGATGCTAATGTAGCTAGTGAtactcttgtgaagaaattaaatttgggTTGTATTAAGCATCCTAAACCTTttagattgcaatggttgaatgcATGTGGTGAAGTGAAGGTTACTAAACAAGTATTGATTGTGTTTGCTATTGGGAAGTATTCTGATGAAGTTATGTGTGATGTAGTCCCAATGCATGCTAGTCAATTACTTTTAGGGCGTCCATGGCAGTTTCATCGGAAGGCgattcatgatgggtttagaaatatgttctgatgtgcatcatgggaattataatccatcttgtaaggcttaaaaactaatgtgcaagaggattcagatggtccaatgacaagagcgagagcgaaacaactacaaagggccttgacgagtcaaattggaatgattgaaacTGTGTCAGAGgttaaaaattagcaagcagtttgaaattggttcaaggatgtttatttgcctacaattggaacttggagatgagaaaagcccttaattgttcttttgatgctgggctactcgaatttgggttgatatgcaaataagtgaaggaattgatgctgtttatggtcagaacagcaaatgaatttgaaccggAATTTGATGAAGTCATCcaattgcatgtgaaaacaagactaatcaaggtggatttcaagttcagaatgtgttttctttctagattgtccaaccatgattgcattggacttttgtataagaagatatggttgttttaaatttggtctgttatgttagaaaggtcaaaaaacgtgtgctagttaatttgtctaggttagtttgtcaagtctgttttttgggcttgacttctgccatgttgaattattcctaactttggaggggtgttccaattataatatagtatcagaatatgtaataaagaacttttggccaagatttgaaacttaattcacagaattaagagttgttcttccaaattgattttgtgaagaaccctacctgacttatcactcttcaaacaccaaaagaaagacaacacaaccagacccatccttcatccattttcgtcagattcattgttgtcgattttcgaatcattcacggcacatcatctggtatcagagcatcagttgcgatctaaggcaggagccaaaaacagaagaaaggcttgctggaattgaggttgataaacttaattatggctggagatttgttggttgtgcaacgggttctgaatgcacaaattgtcgttagtgatgagcaacgcgagaacatctttcatactcgatgtcagattcgagataaggtgtgtgggatgatcattgacaatggaagttgcactaatgttgcgtcaactaccttggtggagaaattgggtttaactacccttccacatcccaggccgtacagtttgcgatggctgaatgagaatggggagattcgggtgacaaagcaagttcgtgtacctttttccattaaaacctatcatgacgaggttttgtgtgacgttgcgccaatgtcagctagccatttgttgctgggtcgtccatggcagtttgataaggatgtgacctacaatggacgaaagaacacttattcttttatgctgaatggaaagaaggtgaacttgttaccattgagttctcaacaggttagagaggatcagatacgaagccaacaaaaggaggtgaaatcacataaggggctgttgttagccaaaaaaggagacatcaaacaagcattagcttcagcaggggttgttttcatgatctgggcaaagcaattactacaagtagaaggattggacttaccaatacagattaaagaattgcttgaagaatttaaagatgtgtttccagatgaattacctaaagggttaccacctattcgtggaattgagcatcaaattgatttggtgccgggagcttcacttcctaacagaccagcatacagatgtaatccagaggaagcaaaagagattcaaaggcaggttggtgagctcttagagaagggctatgtgcgagaatcacttagtccatgttccgtacctactttgcttgtaccgaagaaagatggtaccatgaggatgtgtatggacagccgcgctatcaacaaaataacagttaagtatcgatttcctatacccagacttgatgatttgcttgatgagttgcatggagctgcattgttttctaaagtcgatttgatgagtggttatcaccaaattagaatgaaagaaggagatgaatggaaaagagcatttaaaactaaacaggggttatatgaatggatggtaatgccgtttgggttatctaatgcgcctagtacatttatgaggcttatgaatcatgttttgaggaagtatattgggctgtttgttgtagtatattttgatgatatcctggtgtatagcaagacctttgatgatcatatgaagcatcttagagttgtgtttgaaactttgcgagattctaagttgtataggaaactcacaaagtgttacttctgtaaagaaagtgtcgtgtttcttgggtatattatctctagcaggagagttaaggttgatgaggagaaaattgaggcaattcgggactggccaaaacctgctagtatcgctgatgtgaggagtttccatggtttagcttctttctacaggcgatttgtgaaagacttcagctctattgttgctcctatgacaaaatgcttgaaaaaagggaacgactttagatggagtgaagatgcgcagaaagcatttgagctaattaaggagaagttgtgtactgctccagttttagcacttccagactttgctaaaacattcgaaatagagtgcgatgcttccggagttggaattggggctgtcttgctgcaagaaaagaggccgattgcattcttcagtgaaaagttaaatggagcacgtttgaactactctatttacgacaaggagttctatgctttgattcgggctctagaggtatggcagcactacttgttgcctaaagaatttgttatacatactgatcatgaatccttgaagtatcttaaggggcaaagcaagctgaatcgcagacatgctaaatgggtggagtttatggagtcatttccttatgtcataaagtacaagaaagggcaagttaatgtggttgctgatgctctttctaggaggtttgcactgatctctatgttgaatgcaaagctgatgggttttgaacaagtgaaggaacagtatgctaatgattcctactttgctaatgtggttgttgaatgtgcaaagggagcttgtgatgggttctttatgcatgaaggttacttgttcaaaatgggcagaatgtttattccttcaggatcgttacgggagttgcttgtgcgagaggctcatggtggtggtcttagtggtcattttggggagaagaagacttatgagctgctgaaagaacatttcttttggcctagcatgttacgggatgtgcacaaggtgattgagagatgtgctatttgcaagaaagctaagggtaaagagaatgcatatggactgtatatgccattacctattccagagcaaccatggatggatgttagcatggactttgtacttgggttaccaagaacacagcgtggaaaggattcaataatggtcgtggttgatcgattctccaaaatgtctcatttcattccttgcaacaaaactgatgatgcagtacatgttgctgatttgttctttcaaaagattgttcgtttgcatggagttcctaaaagcattgtctctgatcgtgatacaaagttcttaagccacttttggaagactctttggaggaagcttggaacgaagttacttttcagtacggcatgtcatccacaaactgaggttcgattacatattgaggagaaaacgataaagtatgctaaacaagctaacaaggggcggaaaatggttaggtttgaacctggagatcttgttcggattcatattagcaagggcagattcccaagcaaacgtaagtccaagttgatgccaagagctgatggtccatttcggattatagagaaggtgaatgacaatgcgtataaggtagatcttcctggtaattacaacgtatcagctacttttaatgtgaaagacttgactccatacttggatgatgatgacgattctgatttgaggacaaatcattttcaacccggggctgatgatgtgcatcatgggaattataatccatcttgtaaggctaaaactaatgtgcaagaggattcagatggtccaatgacaagagcgagagcgaaacaactacaaagggccttgacgagtcaaattggaatgattgaagctgtgtcagagttaaaaattagcaagcagtttgaaattggttcaaggatgtttatttgcctacaattggaacttggagatgagaaaagcccttaattgttcttttgatgctgggctactcgaatttgggttgatatgcaaataagtgaaggaattgatgctgtttatggtcagaacagcaaatgaatttgaaccggaatttgaagtcatccattgcatgtgaaaacaagactaatcaaggtggatttcaagttcagaatgtgttctttctagattgtccaaccatgattgcattggacttttgtataagaagatatggttgttttaaatttggtctgtttatgttagaaatgtcaaaaaacgtgtgctagttaatttgtctaggttagtttgtcaaagtctgttttttgggcttgacttctgccatgttgaattattcctaactttggaggggtgttccaattataaatatagtatcagaatatgtaataaagaacttttggccaagatttgaaacttaattcacagaattaagagttgttcttccaaattgattttgtgaagaaccctacctgacttatcactcttcaatcacaaagagtgtggcgtcgaaatcctagattgatctttgtggcgtccagatcgacttatcaaagtatcattctagtctatcctccatcttatttaccttgaaatcactataatccagcctaaacaccaaaagaaagacaacacaaccagacccatccttcatccattttcgtcagattcattgttgtcgattttcgaatcattcacggcacatcatctggtatcagagcatcagttgcgatctaaggcaggagccaaaaacagaagaaaggcttgctggaattgaggttgataaacttaattatggctggagatttgttggttgtgcaacgggttctgaatgcacaaattgtcgttagtgatgagcaacgcgagaacatctttcatactcgatgtcagattcgagataaggtgtgtgggatgatcattgacaatggaagttgcactaatgttgcgtcaactaccttggtggagaaattgggtttaactacccttccacatcccaggccgtacagtttgcgatggctgaatgagaatggggagattcgggtgacaaagcaagttcgtgtacctttttccattaaaacctatcatgacgaggttttgtgtgacgttgcgccaatgtcagctagccatttgttgctgggtcgtccatggcagtttgataaggatgtgacctacaatggacgaaagaacacttattcttttatgctgaatggaaagaaggtgaacttgttaccattgagttctcaacaggttagagaggatcagatacgaagccaacaaaaggaggtgaaatcacataaggggctgttgttagccaaaaaaggagacatcaaacaagcattagcttcagcaggggttgttttcatgatctgggcaaagcaattactacaagtagaaggattggacttaccaatacagattaaagaattgcttgaagaatttaaagatgtgtttccagatgaattacctaaagggttaccacctattcgtggaattgagcatcaaattgatttggtgccgggagcttcacttcctaacagaccagcatacagatgtaatccagaggaagcaaaagagattcaaaggcaggttggtgagctcttagagaagggctatgtgcgagaatcacttagtccatgttccgtacctactttgcttgtaccgaagaaagatggtaccatgaggatgtgtatggacagccgcgctatcaacaaaataacagttaagtatcgatttcctatacccagacttgatgatttgcttgatgagttgcatggagctgcattgttttctaaagtcgatttgatgagtggttatcaccaaattagaatgaaagaaggagatgaatggaaaagagcatttaaaactaaacaggggttatatgaatggatggtaatgccgtttgggttatctaatgcgcctagtacatttatgaggcttatgaatcatgttttgaggaagtatattgggctgtttgttgtagtatattttgatgatatcctggtgtatagcaagacctttgatgatcatatgaagcatcttagagttgtgtttgaaactttgcgagattctaagttgtataggaaactcacaaagtgttacttctgtaaagaaagtgtcgtgtttcttgggtatattatctctagcaggagagttaaggttgatgaggagaaaattgaggcaattcgggactggccaaaacctgctagtatcgctgatgtgaggagtttccatggtttagcttctttctacaggcgatttgtgaaagacttcagctctattgttgctcctatgacaaaatgcttgaaaaaagggaacgactttagatggagtgaagatgcgcagaaagcatttgagctaattaaggagaagttgtgtactgctccagttttagcacttccagactttgctaaaacattcgaaatagagtgcgatgcttccggagttggaattggggctgtcttgctgcaagaaaagaggccgattgcattcttcagtgaaaagttaaatggagcacgtttgaactactctatttacgacaaggagttctatgctttgattcgggctctagaggtatggcagcactacttgttgcctaaagaatttgttatacatactgatcatgaatccttgaagtatcttaaggggcaaagcaagctgaatcgcagacatgctaaatgggtggagtttatggagtcatttccttatgtcataaagtacaagaaagggcaagttaatgtggttgctgatgctctttctaggaggtttgcactgatctctatgttgaatgcaaagctgatgggttttgaacaagtgaaggaacagtatgctaatgattcctactttgctaatgtggttgttgaatgtgcaaagggagcttgtgatgggttctttatgcatgaaggttacttgttcaaaatgggcagaatgtttattccttcaggatcgttacgggagttgcttgtgcgagaggctcatggtggtggtcttagtggtcattttggggagaagaagacttatgagctgctgaaagaacatttcttttggcctagcatgttacgggatgtgcacaaggtgattgagagatgtgctatttgcaagaaagctaagggtaaagagaatgcatatggactgtatatgccattacctattccagagcaaccatggatggatgttagcatggactttgtacttgggttaccaagaacacagcgtggaaaggattcaataatggtcgtggttgatcgattctccaaaatgtctcatttcattccttgcaacaaaactgatgatgcagtacatgttgctgatttgttctttcaaaagattgttcgtttgcatggagttcctaaaagcattgtctctgatcgtgatacaaagttcttaagccacttttggaagactctttggaggaagcttggaacgaagttacttttcagtacggcatgtcatccacaaactgaggttcgattacatattgaggagaaaacgataaagtatgctaaacaagctaacaaggggcggaaaatggttaggtttgaacctggagatcttgttcggattcatattagcaagggcagattcccaagcaaacgtaagtccaagttgatgccaagagctgatggtccatttcggattatagagaaggtgaatgacaatgcgtataaggtagatcttcctggtaattacaacgtatcagctacttttaatgtgaaagacttgactccatacttggatgatgatgacgattctgatttgaggacaaatcattttcaacccggggctgatgatgtgcatcatgggaattataatccatcttgtaaggctaaaactaatgtgcaagaggattcagatggtccaatgacaagagcgagagcgaaacaactacaaagggccttgacgagtcaaattggaatgattgaagctgtgtcagagttaaaaattagcaagcagtttgaaattggttcaaggatgtttatttgcctacaattggaacttggagatgagaaaagcccttaattgttcttttgatgctgggctactcgaatttgggttgatatgcaaataagtgaaggaattgatgctgtttatggtcagaacagcaaatgaatttgaaccggaatttgaagtcatccattgcatgtgaaaacaagactaatcaaggtggatttcaagttcagaatgtgttctttctagattgtccaaccatgattgcattggacttttgtataagaagatatggttgttttaaatttggtctgtttatgttagaaatgtcaaaaaacgtgtgctagttaatttgtctaggttagtttgtcaaagtctgttttttgggcttgacttctgccatgttgaattattcctaactttggaggggtgttccaattataaatatagtatcagaatatgtaataaagaacttttggccaagatttgaaacttaattcacagaattaagagttgttcttccaaattgattttgtgaagaaccctacctgacttatcactcttcaatcacaaagagtgtggcgtcgaaatcctagattgatctttgtggcgtccagatcgacttatcaaagtatcattctagtctatcctccatcttatttaccttgaaatcactataatccagcctaaacaccaaaagaaagacaacacaaccagacccatccttcatccattttcgtcagattcattgttgtcgattttcgaatcattcacggcacatcatctggtatcagagcatcagttgcgatctaaggcaggagccaaaaacagaagaaaggcttgctggaattgaggttgataaacttaattatggctggagatttgttggttgtgcaacgggttctgaatgcacaaattgtcgttagtgatgagcaacgcgagaacatctttcatactcgatgtcagattcgagataaggtgtgtgggatgatcattgacaatggaagttgcactaatgttgcgtcaactaccttggtggagaaattgggtttaactacccttccacatcccaggccgtacagtttgcgatggctgaatgagaatggggagattcgggtgacaaagcaagttcgtgtacctttttccattaaaacctatcatgacgaggttttgtgtgacgttgcgccaatgtcagctagccatttgttgctgggtcgtccatggcagtttgataaggatgtgacctacaatggacgaaagaacacttattcttttatgctgaatggaaagaaggtgaacttgttaccattgagttctcaacaggttagagaggatcagatacgaagccaacaaaaggaggtgaaatcacataaggggctgttgttagccaaaaaaggagacatcaaacaagcattagcttcagcaggggttgttttcatgatctgggcaaagcaattactacaagtagaaggattggacttaccaatacagattaaagaattgctttgcttgaagaatttaaagatgtgtttccagatgaattacctaaagggttaccacctattcgtggaattgagcatcaaattgatttggtgccgggagcttcacttcctaacagaccagcatacagatgtaatccagaggaagcaaaagagattcaaaggcaggttggtgagctcttagagaagggctatgtgcgagaatcacttagtccatgttccgtacctactttgcttgtaccgaagaaagatggtaccatgaggatgtgtatggacagccgcgctatcaacaaaataacagttaagtatcgatttcctatacccagacttgatgatttgcttgatgagttgcatggagctgcattgttttctaaagtcgatttgatgagtggttatcaccaaattagaatgaaagaaggagatgaatggaaaagagcatttaaaactaaacaggggttatatgaatggatggtaatgccgtttgggttatctaatgcgcctagtacatttatgaggcttatgaatcatgttttgaggaagtatattgggctgtttgttgtagtatattttgatgatatcctggtgtatagcaagacctttgatgatcatatgaagcatcttagagttgtgtttgaaactttgcgagattctaagttgtataggaaactcacaaagtgttacttctgtaaagaaagtgtcgtgtttcttgggtatattatctctagcaggagagttaaggttgatgaggagaaaattgaggcaattcgggactggccaaaacctgctagtatcgctgatgtgaggagtttccatggtttagcttctttctacaggcgatttgtgaaagacttcagctctattgttgctcctatgacaaaatgcttgaaaaaagggaacgactttagatggagtgaagatgcgcagaaagcatttgagctaattaaggagaagttgtgtactgctccagttttagcacttccagactttgctaaaacattcgaaatagagtgcgatgcttccggagttggaattggggctgtcttgctgcaagaaaagaggccgattgcattcttcagtgaaaagttaaatggagcacgtttgaactactctatttacgacaaggagttctatgctttgattcgggctctagaggtatggcagcactacttgttgcctaaagaatttgttatacatactgatcatgaatccttgaagtatcttaaggggcaaagcaagctgaatcgcagacatgctaaatgggtggagtttatggagtcatttccttatgtcataaagtacaagaaagggcaagttaatgtggttgctgatgctctttctaggaggtttgcactgatctctatgttgaatgcaaagctgatgggttttgaacaagtgaaggaacagtatgctaatgattcctactttgctaatgtggttgttgaatgtgcaaagggagcttgtgatgggttct
It contains:
- the LOC127905919 gene encoding uncharacterized protein LOC127905919, whose amino-acid sequence is GDEWKRAFKTKQGLYEWMVMPFGLSNAPSTFMRLMNHVLRKYIGLFVVVYFDDILVYSKTFDDHMKHLRVVFETLRDSKLYRKLTKCYFCKESVVFLGYIISSRRVKVDEEKIEAIRDWPKPASIADVRSFHGLASFYRRFVKDFSSIVAPMTKCLKKGNDFRWSEDAQKAFELIKEKLCTAPVLALPDFAKTFEIECDASGVGIGAVLLQEKRPIAFFSEKLNGARLNYSIYDKEFYALIRALEVWQHYLLPKEFVIHTDHESLKYLKGQSKLNRRHAKWVEFMESFPYVIKYKKGQVNVVADALSRRFALISMLNAKLMGFEQVKEQYANDSYFANVVVECAKGACDGFFMHEGYLFKMGRMFIPSGSLRELLVREAHGGGLSGHFGEKKTYELLKEHFFWPSMLRDVHKVIERCAICKKAKGKENAYGLYMPLPIPEQPWMDVSMDFVLGLPRTQRGKDSIMVVVDRFSKMSHFIPCNKTDDAVHVADLFFQKIVRLHGVPKSIVSDRDTKFLSHFWKTLWRKDVFPDELPKGLPPIRGIEHQIDLVPGASLPNRPAYRCNPEEAKEIQRQVGELLEKGYVRESLSPCSVPTLLVPKKDGTMRMCMDSRAINKITVKYRFPIPRLDDLLDELHGAALFSKVDLMSGYHQIRMKEGDEWKRAFKTKQGLYEWMVMPFGLSNAPSTFMRLMNHVLRKYIGLFVVVYFDDILVYSKTFDDHMKHLRVVFETLRDSKLYRKLTKCYFCKESVVFLGYIISSRRVKVDEEKIEAIRDWPKPASIADVRSFHGLASFYRRFVKDFSSIVAPMTKCLKKGNDFRWSEDAQKAFELIKEKLCTAPVLALPDFAKTFEIECDASGVGIGAVLLQEKRPIAFFSEKLNGARLNYSIYDKEFYALIRALEVWQHYLLPKEFVIHTDHESLKYLKGQSKLNRRHAKWVEFMESFPYVIKYKKGQVNVVADALSRRFALISMLNAKLMGFEQVKEQYANDSYFANVVVECAKGACDGFFMHEGYLFKMGRMFIPSGSLRELLVREAHGGGLSGHFGEKKTYELLKEHFFWPSMLRDVHKVIERCAICKKAKGKENAYGLYMPLPIPEQPWMDVSMDFVLGLPRTQRGKDSIMVVVDRFSKMSHFIPCNKTDDAVHVADLFFQKIVRLHGVPKSIVSDRDTKFLSHFWKTLWRKLGTKLQVEGLDLPIQIKELLEEFKDVFPDELPKGLPPIRGIEHQIDLVPGASLPNRPAYRCNPEEAKEIQRQVGELLEKGYVRESLSPCSVPTLLVPKKDGTMRMCMDSRAINKITVKYRFPIPRLDDLLDELHGAALFSKVDLMSGYHQIRMKEGDEWKRAFKTKQGLYEWMVMPFGLSNAPSTFMRLMNHVLRKYIGLFVVVYFDDILVYSKTFDDHMKHLRVVFETLRDSKLYRKLTKCYFCKESVVFLGYIISSRRVKVDEEKIEAIRDWPKPASIADVRSFHGLASFYRRFVKDFSSIVAPMTKCLKKGNDFRWSEDAQKAFELIKEKLCTAPVLALPDFAKTFEIECDASGVGIGAVLLQEKRPIAFFSEKLNGARLNYSIYDKEFYALIRALEVWQHYLLPKEFVIHTDHESLKYLKGQSKLNRRHAKWVEFMESFPYVIKYKKGQVNVVADALSRRFALISMLNAKLMGFEQVKEQYANDSYFANVVVECAKGACDGFFMHEGYLFKMGRMFIPSGSLRELLVREAHGGGLSGHFGEKKTYELLKEHFFWPSMLRDVHKVIERCAICKKAKGKENAYGL